CACGGCCCTTCTCCAAAGGTCGATTTCGGTTAGCCCAAGGGCATATAAAATCAGAAGCCCAGGGACGATGGAGAAGAACGCATAGCTCAGGACAGCCCTCACGAAGGGTATGTCCAGAAATATAACGGCATTTACTATCAGAAGCAAAGCCACTAAGGCCATGAGTCCGTTCTTAAGAGGGTCCCTCTCCATCATAACCCCTCTGAGTGCGCTCAATATGTCTTCCTTCTCCTTCTCCATATGATGTTGCCAATTACCCACCTTAAAAGGGTGGGGTCTGTCATGTGCACCATCTGGTCAACAACGCTTCTTCTGAACTCGCCCTCCTTGCACTTTTCCACGAGGAGCCTGAACAATGTCCAAAGGCTATAGCGATGTGGTGTGTTCATGTCATTTCTCAGCAGTCTGTCCACCTCCCCTTTGTCCTTCCCGACCACCTCGAGCACCCTGTTGACCTCCTCTGGAACGAAGCCATGGGCTGTTTCGTGGAGCTGTGCTGTGAGGGAGAGATGCGCCCTTACGGCAGTTTTGACTGCACTCTCCTCTGCCATGCCGACAAACCGCCTGATTTCGCGGGGGCTCATTTTTGCAAGGTAATACAGTGCTGGATAGTACGCAAAAGCCGTGAATAGCTGCTCTGGAAGTATGGAATGGGTGATTATGGCAACGAGCTCTGCCTCTGGCGTCAACATCCTTATCCTACCGCCCGAGACCCTCTCCTCTACCACACACCTTTCGAGCTTTTTCCTGTCCAGATAAACGAGATAGCTCGCAGCAACCTTGTGATATATGTCCACATCGTACACATCCTTTCTGTCTGGGTGCGCGTGCTCGCATACTCTTGCATCATGAAACATCCTCTGGGAGGAGTCTGTATGGCCTTTTACCTCCACATAGCCCGAACGAAGCAACACCTCTGCTATCCTATCATACTCCTCATCCGAGCCAAAGTGCACCACATCCACATCGTTGGGTGTGGCAGGAAAGGGCATGATGCTCTTGAACAGTGCATATCGTGCACCATGGGAGCTTAAAAGCTCACACACCCTTATGGCGGTAAGCAGCTGCTCCCTGTGTCTGTCTCTCTCCTCTCTGTGCTTTTGCTCGAGGCTATCCAGCATGTCCATCTCGCTGAGACGCTCGAGATACAGCAGCCCTACCTTGTTCTTTACTGCATGCTCATACAGCCTTAAGCACTCCCGCTTGCTCTCAGGGGGCTCGCACTCGTATGCGAATGGAGAGCCTATCACCCTCAGAAGGGCTATGGTGCTGCTAACTTCCCGCAAGGCACCTCTCCCCTCAGCCTCTCGCACATCTTCTCCCACGCCAGCACCCCCAGCTCATCCACACTTTTTGTGCCATCCAGCCTGATTATTCCGCCGTCCTCTGCAACATCCATATACACTCTCTTTCTCTCCCTCAGATACTCGATGCTTGGTACGTCGTCCTTTCTTTTATATGCCACATCCTCGGGGACATCCAATAAAAATAGGACATCTGGCTTCGAGAGCACCCTAAAGCACCACCTTGCCAGCCTCTTTGTCTCCTCTCTCGAGAGGTGCAGCTCCACTGCAAGGTTTACTATGACATCGTACACGTACCTGTCACACACAACATTTTTTCCCATGATCAGAGGCATCTTAACGCTAAAGACCGTCTGAGCGATGTAATCCAAGAGAACTGCGTACTTATAAAGAGTGGACAAAAGGGGCTTTTCGAACAGCTCATTTCGTGTGCTCTCAAACGCCCAGTAATTCTCTGATATTGTCTTCCCTTTAAAAACCGTCCTCTTCATGAGTTCCATAATGGGCCTCAAGAGGAGGGAGTTGTATACATTGTGGACGTATCTCACCTCCATACCCTCTGCATCCATCCTTCCGACCAGCATCTCTGCGAGGGTGCTCTTGCCAGACCCGTCAATTCCTGTAAAGCATATCAGGCTCCCCTTACTCATCGCCTTCCAGCACCTCAGTGTAAATCTTGGTGAGCTCAATGCTTATATTTTCCCACGAATACGGTAGGACCCTCTCCCTGTTGCTCACCTTTACTCCATCGCTAATCTCGTCTATCAAGCTCAAAATGTCGTCCTGCCCTCTGGAGTCAACAAAGAACAGCCCATTTCCCTCCCCAAAAAAGGTCGTCAGCCCCTCGAACCTCGTGGTTATCACCGGCAGGTTGCACGCCATCGCCTCCAGAACAGAGAGGGGCATGAATATGCTGTTGTTCTCCATAGCGGGAAATACATAGCAGTCAGAAAGCTGGTACACCTCCTCAACCTTGGGAAGGTATTCCGCAATCACTTTGCATCCCAGCTCCTTCAGCAGCCTAAAAACAGCCTCATCAAAGGGCTTGTGAGTGCTGGCGACGACCACAACCTGTATGTCCTCCCGGCGAACGTCTCTAAAGACCTGCAGGTTTCTCTCATTTATTATGTGCCCCACATGAAGTACCACGAACCTCTCCTTGTCGATTCCGTATTTCTCCCTGAGCTTCAGCTTTTCCTCCTCACACACGGGCACAAACCTCCCGGTGTCCACACCATTTGGCAAGAGCCTCGTGTTGCACCCAAGCCCCCTAAAAAGCTCATCGCTGGTATGGGACTGAACGAGCACCACCTTGGGCCTCAAAAGAGGGACGAGACTTCTGCGAATGCCCTTGGAGAAGAGCTGAAGGCACTCGGGGTGCAGTGCAGAGAGCACCGTGGGTGCACCTGTCAGCATGCCGACATACCTCAGCGTCAGAAAGGCTCTGAGAGAGGGGCCCGCAACCTGATGGACCACGCTTGGGCTGTGCATCCTCAGAGCCTCTGGAAAGATGGACACCCCCGCGTCTATCGAATGCACCTCGTGGAGCTTTTGGAGGTGCACAGAGATGTTGTGGGAAACATTTCTGAAGCCCTCATCCGTGTTTCCCCTGAAGTGCCCTATAAGGCATACTTTCATCTTGCACCCCTCAGCTTCCGTATACACGCCTCTGAAAACTGCACCACATCTCCCGCCTCGACGAGCGTTCCGTGCCCGTCCACAACCTCGGGGTGTGAGCCCACGCGAAATGCCACCACAGGCTTGCCACACGCCTGTGCCTCTGCGATGGGTAGATTGAAACCCTCCCAGAGGGAGCAGGTGGCATAAACATCACACGCCGCATAATAAAGAGGGAGCTCATCATCTGGCACATCCTCTGCAAAGATGACAGACTCATCAACCATCCCCCTCAGCCTTTTAGAGTACTCGACATAGTAATGCCTTCCCACTATCAGCAGCTTGGCGTTGGGAATCTCCCTCCTCACCCTCCTGAATGCCTCGATGAGTATGTGAACGCCCTTGTGGGGCACTATCCTTCCCACATACAGAACGAGGGGGTCATTCCCTATACCATATCTTCTTCTTATGGAGCTACCATCCAGACCC
The sequence above is a segment of the Methermicoccus shengliensis DSM 18856 genome. Coding sequences within it:
- a CDS encoding nucleotidyltransferase family protein → MREVSSTIALLRVIGSPFAYECEPPESKRECLRLYEHAVKNKVGLLYLERLSEMDMLDSLEQKHREERDRHREQLLTAIRVCELLSSHGARYALFKSIMPFPATPNDVDVVHFGSDEEYDRIAEVLLRSGYVEVKGHTDSSQRMFHDARVCEHAHPDRKDVYDVDIYHKVAASYLVYLDRKKLERCVVEERVSGGRIRMLTPEAELVAIITHSILPEQLFTAFAYYPALYYLAKMSPREIRRFVGMAEESAVKTAVRAHLSLTAQLHETAHGFVPEEVNRVLEVVGKDKGEVDRLLRNDMNTPHRYSLWTLFRLLVEKCKEGEFRRSVVDQMVHMTDPTLLRWVIGNIIWRRRRKTY
- a CDS encoding dTMP kinase, whose translation is MSKGSLICFTGIDGSGKSTLAEMLVGRMDAEGMEVRYVHNVYNSLLLRPIMELMKRTVFKGKTISENYWAFESTRNELFEKPLLSTLYKYAVLLDYIAQTVFSVKMPLIMGKNVVCDRYVYDVIVNLAVELHLSREETKRLARWCFRVLSKPDVLFLLDVPEDVAYKRKDDVPSIEYLRERKRVYMDVAEDGGIIRLDGTKSVDELGVLAWEKMCERLRGEVPCGKLAAP
- a CDS encoding glycosyltransferase family 4 protein translates to MKVCLIGHFRGNTDEGFRNVSHNISVHLQKLHEVHSIDAGVSIFPEALRMHSPSVVHQVAGPSLRAFLTLRYVGMLTGAPTVLSALHPECLQLFSKGIRRSLVPLLRPKVVLVQSHTSDELFRGLGCNTRLLPNGVDTGRFVPVCEEEKLKLREKYGIDKERFVVLHVGHIINERNLQVFRDVRREDIQVVVVASTHKPFDEAVFRLLKELGCKVIAEYLPKVEEVYQLSDCYVFPAMENNSIFMPLSVLEAMACNLPVITTRFEGLTTFFGEGNGLFFVDSRGQDDILSLIDEISDGVKVSNRERVLPYSWENISIELTKIYTEVLEGDE